Genomic window (Methanothrix sp.):
CTGAATCAACAGCATTTTATTCCCAGCTCATACGACAGGACAAACGCGCATGCAGCCGTTAAACGGGCAGAACCAACTGCAATCGCCTCAGCTCAGCTACACTGATTGCAGGATGATAGCATTTGGCACAGGCTTTGGTGCCGGATCACCGGCAGCTGCGCCTAGATATCATCCACGAAGACCGGAGCTGCTCCCGGATTTCCGTCAGGATAGCCTTCTCAGCTCCTCAAGCAGCAGCGCCTCCTCATCGCTGAGCGGCGGCTCATCATCATCCTGGATCGTATCTACGACCTGACGTATGGCTATCCCCACCAGGAGCCCTTTGAGGAAAGATACTCGCTCCTCATCAACGATGGATGACACGACCCTGTGGATGTATCTCTCCAAAGTTGTGCCGGGTATCGTTCTGTACGAGTTCAGCTCGTACACAACGCTGAAGATCTCGTCCTCGAGGAATCCGAGACTTCTGAGGAAATCTGCGATATCCACCTCGTCCGAGCCCTGCGTGGCCACATAGCCCGTGTAGCCATAGTTCATGCTTAATCATTAAGTTTTTAATGTATATAACCTTAGCTGAGGCTTGAGGATGTAGGAGCATTATCTCGCTCAGGGCATGCAGCATATAGAGTTTCTGCTCTCAGGACTTCTGCATGTAGGCGCATGTGCTTCAGCGCAGCTTGTTCTTGTCGCTGCAGCTCGGTGCCGGATGCGTGCATGTTGATCAGCAGCGCTCATCCTGCACAGGCCATCTAATGCAGCTCTCTCCTGTTCAAGCCCAAGGTGGTGTGCTCGAATAACTGAATGATTCTGCTGAAAGCGACAGCTATGGACGAGATGCAACGTCAACTACTCCGGCCTGAAGACCGGAGCTTGTCCCTGGCGCCATGCGGAGAATCCTACATGTCCGAGACAATAGGCCGGTTGACATCACAGGATAGAGCTCCGAAGAGCGGCGACCCTGGAGACGCTCCTGGCCTCAAATGCAGGTTTCAGCTTCCGCATTAGATGCGGATTCGGAGCGTTCCAAAATGCCTATCGTCATTCCGTGCTGCAACCGTTTCTCCGCTATGGAGTGTCTTGTGGGGTCAGAAGGCATCTCAGGAGAAAGTAGTAGGAACAGAGATATATCTGTTTCTGGGTGGGGTACGCTCCTCCCCGCCATGAATGGCGGGGTTTCCGCTACCCCTACACCCCGAGAGGTTCTAAGACCGTTCGCGATATCTTCAGCGCTAGGTACATCTCTTCGCGCGCAGCGTTGTTTGAATTCGGATATCATCCGGAAGATTTAAGTAAGTAAATTTGTCTATACTCAAAATATCTGGATAAAATCCAGATGCCATATAGCACCCGGTGAGAGGGTCTCCTCCCTGGATCTGCGTCCAACCTCTCACCCAATTCCAAATATTTTGCGTGAAGCTTGGTGTTCTGCTGAGTGCTTGAATCAACTGATGTTGCAGAAATCAATAGCAGGTGCTGAACTCAAATGCTTCCGACGCCATATGCACTACCACCCAGTGCGTATGTGTGAGTGTATCACGAAGGCAGAATGCACTGGTGACTTCCTCTCAGGCCTGAAGACCGGAGCTTGCGCCCTGTTATTCTCTGTCAGCAGAATACGGTTGCACCGGGCAGCTGGATAAACCGAATGCATCACATGGTTTTCTTGCCATCTCCAACACCTATTTTAATATAGATGTTTTAACCGGAATACCATGGAAGTCTCTATAGAGGTGACAAGGAGCCCTGCATTCCGGCAGGTCTACGCGATAGGTGCCATTGGCGGTCACAGCCCGTATGATTTCAGAATATCCTTCTACAACGATTCGCCGAGAGCTTTCATAGAGGGCGGCAAGCAGCTCAGCGCGGTCGAGAGGAGCATGGAGGTTGAGGTCATACTCTCACCGCTGGCAGCAAAGGAGCTTGCTGAGTGGCTTATGAACCACATAAGGGAGTATGAGATGCTCTTCGGGGAGATCAAGCGCCCCGGGAAGCCGAAGGAGCCAGAGAGATCATCGCAGCTACAGGGTTACCTGTAGGGGGGAAGGGATGCACACCAAGGAGAAGATCCTCATACACAAGGGCATAGACATGGTGAAGCGTGGGATGTATGATAAGGCCCTGGAGTACTACGACAGAGCGCTTGAGATCAACCCGAACAGCTCAGATGCCTGGAACAACAAGGGGGTCGCACTCTACCGCCTGGACAGGGTCGATGAGGCGCTCCAGTGCTACAGCAGAGCTCTGGAAATCGATCCCGGTAACTTGGATGCGATGAGGAACATCGCGTTCGTTCACCGCGCCCTTGGCGACCTGGAGAAAGCCCTGGAGCTCTACGAGACCGTTATGGAGAGGGGCGGGGATGCCTACGACCTGGAGGCAAAGGCCACCATACTTGTGGCGCTGGGCAGGTTCCAGGAGGCGATCGAATGCATCGGCAGGGCCTATGAGATGACCCCTGACCCCAGGTTCGAGGTCGAGATGGCAGCGATAATCGGAAAGGTCCAGGCGATGGAGGATCTCGCTCAGGAGAGCAGCGGCTCTGAGCAGAGCGGAGGGTGAGATCAGTTCGAAGCTCCGACTATGGAGGGCGCGCATGAAAGGATTCATAATGATAAATGTCGAGCCAGGCTCTGAGAAGCAGGTTTTCGACTCCCTTCAGAGGATTAGAGACATACGGGAGGTAGTGCCGGTTTACGGTGAGTACGACTTCATAGCGATAGCAGATGTCGAGGCGATATCAGATCTCAACAGAATAGTTCTATCGGTTCGCGAGATACCCAGCGTGACGAACACAAGAACGATTCTCGGCATGGAGCTAAAGTTCTAGATGGCAGATCTTCCCAGGGGCATATTCCCGCTGTACCTCTCGGTATTCGTCTCAGTTCTTGGATTCTCGCTGGTGGCGCCGATATTCCCTCTGTATGTCCTGGATCTGGGGGCAACCCACCTCATGCTGGGGATGATCATCTCCGTATACGGCGCGGTTCAGCTGCTGACGCAGATGCCCGCTGGCAGGCTCTCAGATCTGAGGGGAAGAAAGCCGGTTCTTCTCATCGGGCTCCTGACATTTGCGATAATGCCGCTGCTATACATTTATGCATCGAATGCGTATCAGCTCCTGCTGATAAGAATCTTCGGCGGCATAGGAGCATCGATGGTCTGGCCGGTCGCCATGGCCCTCATAGTGGACTGTGTGGATCCATCCCACAGGGGCCTTGCCATGGGCTGGTACAACGCATCATTCTACTCCGCTTTGGCTGTGGGCCCGGTCATCGGTAGTCTTCTATATGGAAGCTTTGGAATAAAGGCGCCATTCGTCTTCTGGAGCCTGTTCGCAGCCGCGGCCCTTCTCATAGTGATCTTTGTCGTCAGAGAGCCGCCAGTCAGGAGCGGAGTGCTGTCCACAAATCCACGCAGATCCCGCTTGATCATAGATGGATCCATGATAACTTTCATCATATGCTGCAGTGTGGTGATGCTCCCCGGCCTGATAGGGGGATTCAACATGACGCTGCTGCCGGAGCTGGCGCTTAGCGTCGGTGTGGGTGTCACTCAGCTGGGCATCCTGTATCTGGCGTATGCGGGCAGCAATGCCCTATCCAATATATACTTCGGAAGGGCAGCAGATATCGGCCATCGCAGGCTTCTCATAAGCGGTGGCTGTTTCGGATGCGCTCTTGGGTTCGCGGTGCTCGGCCACGGCCCAGGGCTTCTTCCGCAGCTCTTTGCCATGGCGCTTCTCGGCATGAGCTCCGGAATGTGCACGCCCGCAGCAGCTGTGGTGGTCTCTGATGTCACAAGCCCTGAAAGGAGGGGAGAGATCTTCGGGATCTTCAACACCTCCAGAATGCTTGGAGTTGTCATCGGACCGATAATAGCCGGCCTCACAGCGGATCTCAGCGGCCTGGGAGGATCTCTAATGGCATTCCTTGCTGTAACGCTGATGATCTCAGTCATGACGCTGAGCCTGAGGGATATATGACATTCAGAGCCGATCGGCCTGCGTCTGGTGAGATTCCCTTCAGCACCCCCTGAGGCCTCTTCGGGAGGAAAGCCCGTCCCCTTCAGGAGTTATCTTGCACAGATCGACAGAGATAAATTGCGTGAGGATTCATAGCAGTTTAAGAATCTGGTCGTGGGTTTGAATCACCGAAAAGAACTGTCAGGTCAGGAGCTGCCACTGCACGAGTGTGATGCAAAATGCTCCGGAACGGCGCTAACGTACACGGTCCGGAATTCATGGTTGGCATAAACCACATAACAGACTAATCAGAGGGAGCATGAAGATCCATTGGAGTTCAGCTCCCCAAGCCAGACAGCTGATAAAATGAGGTGGATGGCGTGGAGATCGTTCTGGGGATAAGCGGCGCATCTGGTGTTGTGTATGGAACAAGGCTGCTTGAGGTTCTGCGTGAGCGCTGCTTCGTCAACCTCATAGTCACCGAGGCTGCAAGAAAGATCCTGGAGATAGAGTGCGATAGATCGTACAAGGAGATGGTCTCTCTGGCGGATCGCGTATTCGAGCCGGACGATCTCACATCGCCAATCGCAAGTGGCTCCTATCTTTTCGACGCGATGGTTGTGGCCCCATGCAGCATGAGAACGATGGCTGCGATAGCCTGCGGCATATCGGACACGCTCATCGCCAGGGTGGCTGATGTCTGTCTGAAGCAGAGGCGACCGCTTGTCCTGGTGCCGAGGGAGTCTCCGCTGAGCCTCATACACATCAGAAACATGCTCGCAGTCTCAGAGGCCGGGGGCATCGTACTTCCGGCATCGCCATCATTCTACTCCAGGCCCCGGAGCGTCGGGGATCTGGTGGACACGGTGATCTGCAGGATTCTGGACATTCTGGGGATAGATAACAGCGTATCGCCCAGATGGCGCGGTTCCGGTGGAAATGCTTATAATGATACGGGTGAAGAGCGGTAGTAGGTGAATTGGATGAAGTGTCAACTCTGTGGGGTGGAGAAGGAGACATTTCCCGTAAAGGCGAAGCAGGTGACGATCTTTGGTCCCAAGGATACGACGTTCTACATCTGCCAGGAGTGCCTGGAGCTGAGCCATCAGGCGTACCTTGACAAGGAGTTCCTGCTGGTGAAGGGAGGGACCGGCGGTAAGG
Coding sequences:
- a CDS encoding Lrp/AsnC ligand binding domain-containing protein; translation: MKGFIMINVEPGSEKQVFDSLQRIRDIREVVPVYGEYDFIAIADVEAISDLNRIVLSVREIPSVTNTRTILGMELKF
- a CDS encoding DUF3467 domain-containing protein, coding for MEVSIEVTRSPAFRQVYAIGAIGGHSPYDFRISFYNDSPRAFIEGGKQLSAVERSMEVEVILSPLAAKELAEWLMNHIREYEMLFGEIKRPGKPKEPERSSQLQGYL
- a CDS encoding UbiX family flavin prenyltransferase; amino-acid sequence: MEIVLGISGASGVVYGTRLLEVLRERCFVNLIVTEAARKILEIECDRSYKEMVSLADRVFEPDDLTSPIASGSYLFDAMVVAPCSMRTMAAIACGISDTLIARVADVCLKQRRPLVLVPRESPLSLIHIRNMLAVSEAGGIVLPASPSFYSRPRSVGDLVDTVICRILDILGIDNSVSPRWRGSGGNAYNDTGEER
- a CDS encoding MFS transporter, with product MADLPRGIFPLYLSVFVSVLGFSLVAPIFPLYVLDLGATHLMLGMIISVYGAVQLLTQMPAGRLSDLRGRKPVLLIGLLTFAIMPLLYIYASNAYQLLLIRIFGGIGASMVWPVAMALIVDCVDPSHRGLAMGWYNASFYSALAVGPVIGSLLYGSFGIKAPFVFWSLFAAAALLIVIFVVREPPVRSGVLSTNPRRSRLIIDGSMITFIICCSVVMLPGLIGGFNMTLLPELALSVGVGVTQLGILYLAYAGSNALSNIYFGRAADIGHRRLLISGGCFGCALGFAVLGHGPGLLPQLFAMALLGMSSGMCTPAAAVVVSDVTSPERRGEIFGIFNTSRMLGVVIGPIIAGLTADLSGLGGSLMAFLAVTLMISVMTLSLRDI
- a CDS encoding tetratricopeptide repeat protein; its protein translation is MHTKEKILIHKGIDMVKRGMYDKALEYYDRALEINPNSSDAWNNKGVALYRLDRVDEALQCYSRALEIDPGNLDAMRNIAFVHRALGDLEKALELYETVMERGGDAYDLEAKATILVALGRFQEAIECIGRAYEMTPDPRFEVEMAAIIGKVQAMEDLAQESSGSEQSGG